DNA from Rhodobacteraceae bacterium M382:
ATTGCCGGTACCTTGTATCGCCCGTCCTATCCCTTTCCTCTGTCACCCGGCGAAGTCGGATGTTTCCTGTCGCACCGCGCCTGCTGGCAAAAGATCGTGGCCCAGGACTGGGAGTGGGCCTTGATCGTCGAAGACGACCTGTCGGTCGATCCGACCCTCTGGCCGGATGCACTCCACCTCATCGCGGATCACATGACGCCGGACCACTTCATCCGCCTGCCCGCCAAACACCGCGAGGCCGCGGCGGCGACCGTGGCGCAATTCGGCGAGGCCCGCCTGTTTCTGCCCCGCGTTCCCGGCCTGCAAACTGTCGCTCAGGTGGTGGGGCGCGCTGCCGCGGCGCGCCTTCTGGCATCTACGGAAACCATCGACCGCCCCGTCGACACCTTCTTGCAGATGCATTGGATTCACGGCCAGACGATCCATACCATCCTGCCCAATGGCGCTTCGGAACTGACCGACGCACTCGGCGGGTCAACCATTCAAAAGAAATCCGGGTCCCACAGCAAACTCGAACGCGAACTCAAACGCGCCGTCTACCGGGCCCAGGTCTCGGCCCATCGCCAGCACATGTAAAAACCCCCGCAGATCTTGCGGGGGTCCATCTTCATCTGGCCAAAAATATCCTCGGGGGGAGCGTTGCAATCCGATCCGGATTGCAACGCCGGGGGGCAGACAGCCCCCCGCCCCGGCTCACATCATTCCGGCGCTTTGGTCTTGCGCAGATACGGGAAAATCGTCTCGAACTGACCGAATTTGGCGGCCGCATCTTCATTCGACACGGTCGGCGGGATGATCACGTCTTCGCCCGGAACCCAGTTGGCTGGGGTGGCAACGCCCTTGCCCGACATCTGCAATCCATCCAGAGCGCGCAGGATTTCGGCAAAGTTGCGCCCAACCGTCATCGGATAGGTCATGCTCAACTTCAACTGCTTGTCCGGCCCGATGACAAAAACAGACCGCACGGTTGCGCTGTCGGCAGGGGTGCGCCCGTCGGGCATATAGGCTTCGGCCGGCAGCATGTCGAACGCCTTGGACACGGCCAACTCTTCGTCCGCAATGATCGGGAACCCGGCGGCGGCATTGCCGTATTTCTCGATGTCACCTTTCCACTTCTTGTGGTCCTCGACGCCATCGACGGACACGCCGATCACCTTGCAATCCCGCTTGGCCCATTCGTCGCTCAGCTGCGCAACAGCCGAAAACTCGGTGGTGCACACTGGGGTAAAATCCTTGGGGTGCGAAAACAGGATCGCCCAGCTGTCGCCGATCCAGTCATGAAAGCTGATCGTGCCCTGATCCGTCTCGGCTGTGAAATTCGGAACCGTGTCGTTAATGCGCAAACCCATGGGTGTCTCCTGTTTCATCTGTGTTGCCTTCGAAGAACAACCTAGTACCTCTGCCGCAACGTTACAGCCCCAAGTGAGAAATTTCACCACATTCATAAAATCGCTTTCTTTTATGCAAGTTACTGGTTTTCTGATCAGCCAAACGTTGCAGAAACGCTATTGCAAAATAATTTGATCAAATTTCAGAAAATCCCTCTGTTGCCCCTCTGGCGTGTCAGTGACACAGTGGCGCCGAAAAGCCGACCAAAAGGTCGGAATAGAATCGATCCCGGGAGAAGTCATCATGATCGAAAAACGCGATTTCTATATCAACGGCCAATGGGTGGCCCCCTCGCAACCGAACGACTGCCAGGTCATCGACCCCTCGACCGAAGACCCCTGTGCCGTCATTTCGCTGGGCGCGCAGGCGGATACCGATGCTGCCGTTGCAGCAGCCAAGGCGGCTCTGCCCGGCTGGATGGCCACACCTGTGGCCGACCGGATCGCAATGGTTGAAAAGCTGGTCGATATCTACAAAACCCGGGGCGAGGATCTGGCCCAGGCGATGACGGCCGAAATGGGTGCCCCCATCGACATGGCCCGCACCCAACAGGTCGGCACCGGCATCTGGCACCTCAAGAACTTCATCCGCGCCGCCAAATCGTTTGAATTCGAACAGCCCCTGGGCGATCACGCCCCCGAAGACCGCATCATCCACGAGGCCGTCGGCGTTGCCGCGCTGATCACGCCGTGGAACTGGCCGATGAACCAGATCACGCTCAAGGTCGGTGCCGCCGCGATCGCGGGCTGCACCATGGTGCTGAAACCCTCCGAACAAAGCCCGCTCAACGCCATGGTCTTTGCCGAAATGATGGACGAGGCCGGCTTCCCCGCTGGTGTGTTCAACCTGGTCAACGGCGATGGCGTGGGCGTCGGATCACAGCTGTCCACCCACCCGGATGTCGACATGGTCTCGTTCACCGGCTCGACCCGCGCCGGCACGCTGATTTCCAAAGCCGCCGCCGACACGCTGAAAAAGGTGCATCTGGAACTGGGCGGCAAAGGTGCCAATGTGGTCTTTGCGGACGCAGACGAAAAGGCCGTCAAACGCGGTGTTCTGCACATGATGAACAACACGGGCCAAAGCTGCAACGCCCCCAGCCGGATGCTGGTTCAACGCCCGATTTACGACAGGGCCGTTGAAACCGCCGCCGAAGTGGCCGCCAAGGTTACGGTCGGCAATGCCCACGACGAAGGCCGCCATATCGGCCCCGTGGTGAATGAATTGCAGTGGACCAAGATCCAGGACCTGATCCAAAAAGGCATCGACGAAGGTGCCCGCCTGGTCGCCGGCGGCACCGGTCGCCCCGACGGTCTGAACAAGGGCTATTACGTCAAACCGACCATCTTTGCCGATGCCAACAATCAGATGATCGTCGCACGCGAAGAGATCTTTGGCCCGGTGCTGACGATGATCCCCTTTGACA
Protein-coding regions in this window:
- a CDS encoding glycosyltransferase family 25 protein, which codes for MHSLIIHMPGDTKRASNVATLRDTLPNAQIVDAVIGKDVMATGGCAPIAGTLYRPSYPFPLSPGEVGCFLSHRACWQKIVAQDWEWALIVEDDLSVDPTLWPDALHLIADHMTPDHFIRLPAKHREAAAATVAQFGEARLFLPRVPGLQTVAQVVGRAAAARLLASTETIDRPVDTFLQMHWIHGQTIHTILPNGASELTDALGGSTIQKKSGSHSKLERELKRAVYRAQVSAHRQHM
- a CDS encoding peroxiredoxin yields the protein MGLRINDTVPNFTAETDQGTISFHDWIGDSWAILFSHPKDFTPVCTTEFSAVAQLSDEWAKRDCKVIGVSVDGVEDHKKWKGDIEKYGNAAAGFPIIADEELAVSKAFDMLPAEAYMPDGRTPADSATVRSVFVIGPDKQLKLSMTYPMTVGRNFAEILRALDGLQMSGKGVATPANWVPGEDVIIPPTVSNEDAAAKFGQFETIFPYLRKTKAPE
- a CDS encoding aldehyde dehydrogenase family protein, which codes for MIEKRDFYINGQWVAPSQPNDCQVIDPSTEDPCAVISLGAQADTDAAVAAAKAALPGWMATPVADRIAMVEKLVDIYKTRGEDLAQAMTAEMGAPIDMARTQQVGTGIWHLKNFIRAAKSFEFEQPLGDHAPEDRIIHEAVGVAALITPWNWPMNQITLKVGAAAIAGCTMVLKPSEQSPLNAMVFAEMMDEAGFPAGVFNLVNGDGVGVGSQLSTHPDVDMVSFTGSTRAGTLISKAAADTLKKVHLELGGKGANVVFADADEKAVKRGVLHMMNNTGQSCNAPSRMLVQRPIYDRAVETAAEVAAKVTVGNAHDEGRHIGPVVNELQWTKIQDLIQKGIDEGARLVAGGTGRPDGLNKGYYVKPTIFADANNQMIVAREEIFGPVLTMIPFDTEEEAIEIANDTPYGLTNYVQTQDPARANRMARALRSGMVEMNGKSRAAGSPFGGMKQSGNGREGGTWGLEDFLEVKAVGGWAAE